The following are encoded together in the Tatumella ptyseos genome:
- a CDS encoding ATP-binding cassette domain-containing protein: protein MLQLREINQAYDDHHTLWDINLEVSQNSCSAIIGQQGTGKTTLFHCILGFLPIMSGEMTWHPQNSLPCSLISLPSQHRSQLGITYVPQGSPIFSQLSVEENLLIALKAVYTRSLPITLPSIISELFPALLAERHHRSGTLAKGLQYQLALARAVITYPKLILLDEPSEGLAVEEADHLVAIITALTKEHNISVLLMDKNLDFVKRVADNFTLLHHGRSIMSGTAADLMRFSGAVEWGTKALTRVM from the coding sequence ATGCTTCAATTACGAGAGATCAATCAAGCCTACGACGACCACCATACGCTCTGGGATATCAATCTTGAAGTGAGTCAAAATAGTTGCTCAGCCATTATTGGACAACAAGGTACCGGCAAGACAACCCTGTTTCATTGTATTCTGGGATTTTTACCCATCATGAGTGGTGAAATGACGTGGCACCCCCAGAACTCCCTCCCCTGCAGTTTAATATCGCTTCCCAGTCAGCATCGTTCGCAATTGGGCATTACTTATGTTCCGCAAGGAAGTCCGATATTCTCACAACTTAGTGTTGAGGAAAATTTATTGATAGCGTTGAAAGCTGTCTATACAAGAAGCTTACCTATCACTTTACCCTCGATAATCAGTGAGCTTTTCCCTGCTCTTCTCGCCGAGCGCCATCACCGTAGCGGGACGCTAGCGAAAGGCTTACAATATCAATTGGCGCTAGCCCGAGCCGTGATCACCTATCCTAAGTTAATTTTACTGGATGAACCTTCTGAAGGATTAGCGGTTGAGGAAGCCGATCACCTTGTAGCGATTATCACCGCGCTGACTAAGGAACATAATATTAGCGTGTTACTGATGGATAAGAATCTAGACTTTGTGAAGCGGGTTGCCGACAACTTTACCCTGCTTCATCATGGTCGAAGTATTATGTCGGGGACGGCCGCCGATTTAATGCGCTTCAGCGGCGCGGTGGAGTGGGGTACTAAGGCATTGACGCGGGTAATGTAA
- the uvrB gene encoding excinuclease ABC subunit UvrB, protein MSKVFTLHSEFKPSGDQPEAIKKLEEGLDDGLAHQTLLGVTGSGKTFTIANVIADSNRPTMIMAPNKTLAAQLYGEMKAFFPENAVEYFVSYYDYYQPEAYVPSSDTFIEKDASVNEHIEQMRLSATKALLERKDVIVVASVSAIYGLGDPDAYLKMMLHLTRGMIIDQRSILRRLSELQYTRNDQAFQRATFRVRGDVIDIFPAESDDLALRVELFDEEVEKLSLFDPLTGQIEQSVARFTIYPKTHYVTPRERILQAMEEIKVELADRKKVLLENNKLLEEQRITQRTQFDLEMMNELGYCSGIENYSRYLSGRGPGQAPPTLFDYLPADGLLVVDESHVTIPQIGGMYKGDRARKENLVEYGFRLPSALDNRPMKFEEFEALAPQTIYVSATPGKYELEKSGDEVIDQVVRPTGLLDPILEIRPVATQVDDLLSEIRQRVEINERVLVTVLTKRMAEDLTEYLEEHGEKVRYLHSDIDTVERMEIIRDLRLGKFDVLVGINLLREGLDMPEVSLVAILDADKEGFLRSDRSLIQTIGRAARNVSGKAILYADKITPSMARAIEETERRREKQEAWNKEHGITPTKLNKKITDILEIGGASVSGKKASPSKGDIELKAAETAAEYSLMTAPELQKKISEYERTMQKHAQNLEFEEAARLRDELHQLRDLLLIAM, encoded by the coding sequence ATGAGTAAAGTTTTTACCTTACACTCGGAATTTAAGCCTTCTGGTGATCAGCCTGAAGCGATAAAAAAATTAGAAGAAGGGCTGGACGATGGTTTAGCCCATCAAACCTTACTTGGCGTGACGGGGTCCGGGAAAACCTTTACCATCGCTAATGTTATTGCCGATTCAAACCGTCCAACAATGATAATGGCGCCGAATAAAACTTTGGCGGCGCAGCTGTACGGTGAAATGAAAGCTTTTTTCCCTGAAAATGCGGTAGAGTATTTCGTGTCTTACTATGATTACTACCAGCCTGAGGCTTATGTACCCAGCTCAGACACCTTCATCGAGAAAGATGCTTCAGTCAATGAACATATTGAGCAGATGCGTCTCTCAGCGACCAAAGCCCTGCTTGAACGCAAAGATGTCATCGTCGTCGCCTCGGTTTCTGCCATTTATGGACTGGGTGATCCCGACGCTTATCTAAAAATGATGCTGCATCTCACTCGTGGCATGATTATTGATCAACGTAGCATTTTGCGCCGACTGTCAGAGTTGCAATACACTCGCAATGATCAAGCTTTTCAGCGTGCCACCTTCCGTGTGCGCGGCGATGTCATTGATATCTTCCCTGCAGAGTCAGACGATTTGGCGCTGCGCGTCGAATTATTTGATGAAGAAGTTGAAAAGCTCTCTCTTTTCGACCCCCTAACTGGGCAAATAGAGCAATCAGTGGCACGCTTCACTATCTATCCTAAAACACACTATGTCACCCCGCGTGAGCGAATACTGCAAGCGATGGAAGAGATCAAAGTTGAGTTAGCCGATCGTAAGAAAGTGCTATTAGAAAATAACAAGTTACTTGAAGAGCAGCGGATCACTCAACGTACGCAATTTGATCTGGAAATGATGAATGAATTGGGTTACTGCTCGGGTATTGAAAACTATTCTCGCTATCTCTCTGGGCGGGGACCGGGTCAAGCTCCGCCAACCTTATTCGATTATCTTCCTGCTGATGGGTTATTAGTGGTAGACGAATCGCACGTGACCATCCCGCAAATTGGCGGAATGTATAAAGGCGACCGTGCCCGTAAAGAAAACCTTGTTGAATATGGCTTCCGATTACCCTCTGCGTTAGACAACCGCCCGATGAAGTTTGAAGAATTCGAAGCGTTGGCGCCGCAAACCATTTACGTCTCAGCAACGCCTGGTAAATACGAGTTAGAAAAATCAGGTGATGAAGTAATTGATCAAGTGGTTCGTCCAACAGGGCTGTTGGACCCGATATTGGAAATTAGGCCGGTTGCAACACAGGTCGATGATCTCCTCTCGGAAATTCGTCAACGTGTTGAAATTAACGAAAGGGTGCTAGTTACCGTACTGACTAAACGTATGGCAGAGGACCTGACCGAATATCTCGAAGAACATGGTGAGAAAGTCCGCTATCTGCACTCAGATATTGATACAGTCGAGCGTATGGAAATCATTCGTGACCTACGCTTGGGTAAATTTGATGTATTAGTCGGCATCAACTTACTCCGAGAAGGCCTCGATATGCCAGAAGTTTCATTAGTGGCGATTTTAGATGCGGATAAAGAAGGATTTCTCCGATCTGACAGGTCGTTGATTCAGACTATAGGACGGGCGGCTCGCAACGTGAGCGGCAAAGCTATCCTCTATGCGGATAAAATCACGCCATCTATGGCTCGTGCGATAGAAGAGACTGAGCGTCGTCGTGAGAAGCAAGAAGCTTGGAATAAAGAGCATGGTATTACGCCAACCAAGTTGAATAAGAAAATCACGGATATTCTTGAGATTGGCGGTGCGTCTGTTTCGGGTAAAAAAGCCAGCCCATCGAAGGGCGATATTGAGTTGAAAGCAGCGGAAACTGCTGCAGAATATTCATTAATGACCGCGCCAGAGTTACAGAAGAAAATTTCGGAATATGAGCGGACGATGCAGAAACATGCACAAAACCTCGAGTTCGAAGAGGCTGCTCGTTTACGTGATGAATTACATCAACTTCGCGATCTATTACTTATTGCTATGTAA
- the yvcK gene encoding uridine diphosphate-N-acetylglucosamine-binding protein YvcK — protein MNRTLADLDRVVAIGGGHGLGRVMSSLSSLGSRLTGIVTTTDNGGSTGRIRRSEGGIAWGDTRNCLNQLITQPSVASAMFEYRFSGQGELAGHNLGNLMLRALDNLSVRPLEAINLIRNVLKVDAFLIPMSEQPVDLVATDARGTLIHGETEIDAMKEWPSSLDLSVPVKATREAIEAIRDADLIIMGPGSFYTSIMPVILVKELSQALRRTQAKMLFVDNLGTELSPAGHLLVAEKLTLIESAIGRRVIDGVILGPTADTSGITQRLRLQRPLDASDVGYRHDRQLLRQALEDAFQALH, from the coding sequence ATGAACCGAACCCTAGCAGATCTGGACCGAGTCGTCGCCATCGGCGGTGGTCATGGCTTAGGACGCGTAATGTCCTCGCTCTCATCTCTCGGTTCGCGCCTTACCGGTATTGTTACCACTACTGATAATGGAGGCTCGACGGGTCGTATTCGTCGTTCAGAGGGAGGCATTGCGTGGGGTGATACGCGTAACTGCTTGAATCAGCTCATTACGCAGCCCAGTGTGGCCTCTGCTATGTTCGAATACCGTTTCTCGGGACAAGGTGAATTAGCAGGACATAATCTAGGAAATTTAATGCTGCGGGCCCTCGATAATTTGAGTGTACGCCCGCTGGAGGCCATCAATCTTATTCGAAACGTATTAAAGGTCGATGCTTTCCTCATCCCGATGTCAGAACAACCGGTCGACCTGGTTGCAACCGATGCTCGCGGTACCTTGATTCATGGGGAAACCGAGATCGATGCCATGAAGGAGTGGCCGAGTAGTTTAGACCTATCTGTCCCGGTTAAAGCAACAAGAGAAGCCATAGAAGCTATTAGGGATGCAGACTTGATTATTATGGGGCCTGGTAGTTTCTATACCAGTATCATGCCGGTCATTTTGGTTAAAGAACTCAGCCAAGCGCTGCGTCGGACTCAAGCCAAAATGTTATTCGTCGATAATTTAGGCACTGAGCTCAGTCCCGCAGGACATCTATTGGTTGCTGAAAAGCTGACGTTAATTGAGAGCGCTATTGGCCGTCGGGTCATTGATGGGGTTATTTTAGGTCCCACAGCAGATACTAGCGGTATTACACAGCGATTACGTCTCCAGCGCCCGCTGGATGCCAGCGACGTAGGATACCGCCATGACCGGCAACTTCTTCGCCAAGCTTTAGAAGATGCCTTCCAAGCTTTACATTGA
- the moaA gene encoding GTP 3',8-cyclase MoaA — translation MSALTDTFQRKFYYLRLSVTDICNFRCTYCLPDGYRPQKGREAFLSIDEITRVAQAFGQLGTTKIRLTGGEPSMRRDFSDIIAAIHQQPAIQQIAMTTNGYRLAKEAANWRAAGLTAVNVSLDSLDARQFYQITGQNKFTEVMAGIDASLEAGFPVVKINVVLMKHLTQQLPEFLAWIKYRPLQLRFIELMETGEGSDHFSKHHLSGKHLRHQLVEQGWQIVARSPEAGPAQIFSHPDYQGQIGLIMPYDKDFCDSCNRLRVSAVGKLHLCLFGDQGIELRDLLQADSQQSLLAARIQSSLLQKKQTHFLHQGMTGMARNLSYIGG, via the coding sequence TTGTCCGCCTTGACCGATACCTTTCAACGCAAATTTTACTACTTACGGCTATCGGTCACAGATATCTGTAATTTTCGTTGCACCTATTGTTTACCTGATGGTTATCGTCCCCAAAAAGGGAGAGAAGCTTTCTTATCTATCGACGAAATCACTCGGGTGGCCCAAGCCTTCGGTCAATTAGGGACGACGAAAATACGCTTAACAGGCGGTGAACCCTCAATGCGCCGCGATTTCAGCGATATCATTGCAGCCATTCATCAGCAACCTGCAATACAACAGATTGCCATGACAACTAATGGTTACCGCTTAGCGAAAGAGGCAGCAAACTGGCGAGCGGCAGGGTTAACTGCGGTTAACGTCAGTCTCGATAGCCTAGATGCGCGTCAGTTTTATCAAATTACTGGTCAGAATAAATTCACTGAGGTCATGGCTGGAATCGATGCCAGTCTGGAAGCGGGATTCCCGGTAGTTAAAATAAATGTTGTATTGATGAAACACTTAACCCAACAGCTTCCCGAATTCCTCGCGTGGATTAAGTACCGTCCTCTTCAGCTCCGCTTTATCGAATTAATGGAAACGGGAGAGGGGAGTGATCACTTCTCTAAGCATCATCTATCCGGTAAACATCTGCGTCACCAATTAGTGGAACAAGGTTGGCAAATCGTTGCCCGATCGCCAGAAGCAGGACCAGCCCAAATCTTTAGTCATCCGGATTATCAAGGCCAGATTGGCTTAATCATGCCTTATGATAAAGATTTTTGTGATAGCTGTAATCGACTCCGGGTCTCGGCTGTTGGTAAACTACATTTGTGTTTATTTGGTGATCAAGGGATTGAACTGCGCGATCTATTACAGGCTGACAGTCAACAATCGTTGCTAGCAGCACGAATTCAGTCGAGCTTACTACAAAAGAAACAGACACATTTTCTCCATCAAGGGATGACAGGCATGGCACGTAATCTCTCTTATATAGGTGGTTAA
- the moaB gene encoding molybdenum cofactor biosynthesis protein B yields the protein MENPQAKTSSLNVAVLTISNHRNDKNDTSGDYLQQAVEGAGHHVVERTICPDNRYAIRAIVSQAIASQHIQVVLINGGTGFHEQNATPEAIIPLFDKEITGFGELFRMFSFEQIQQATLQSRAVAGLANHTVIFAFPGSTSACELAWDQIIEAQLDINTKPCNFVSQLKKIAK from the coding sequence ATGGAAAATCCACAAGCAAAAACATCTTCTCTGAACGTTGCTGTGTTGACGATCTCGAACCATCGTAATGATAAAAATGATACCTCTGGCGACTACTTGCAACAGGCAGTGGAAGGTGCTGGTCATCACGTTGTTGAGCGAACCATTTGCCCTGACAACCGCTATGCTATTCGAGCCATAGTCTCACAAGCGATTGCCAGTCAACATATTCAAGTAGTACTCATTAATGGAGGGACGGGGTTTCATGAACAAAACGCCACGCCCGAGGCGATAATCCCGTTATTCGATAAGGAAATTACTGGCTTTGGCGAGCTCTTTAGAATGTTCTCCTTTGAACAGATCCAGCAGGCAACCTTGCAATCTCGTGCGGTGGCTGGCTTAGCTAACCATACGGTGATTTTTGCGTTTCCTGGGTCCACTTCAGCCTGTGAATTGGCATGGGATCAGATCATTGAGGCGCAACTCGATATCAACACCAAACCTTGTAATTTCGTCTCACAACTTAAGAAAATCGCGAAATGA
- the moaC gene encoding cyclic pyranopterin monophosphate synthase MoaC: MKQLSHLNHAGEANMVDVSDKALTSRHARAEAYLSLDKLTLQLITEGKHPKGDVFAVARIAGIQAAKKTWDLIPLCHPLMLTKVEVLLTPQWDPCRIHIQTFCKLSGQTGVEMEALTAASVTALTLYDMCKAVQKDMVIECIRLVEKQGGKSGDYQRSWDD, translated from the coding sequence ATGAAGCAATTATCTCACCTCAATCATGCGGGCGAGGCGAATATGGTGGATGTTAGCGATAAAGCGCTCACATCCCGTCACGCCCGTGCTGAAGCCTATCTCTCATTAGATAAACTTACGCTGCAATTGATTACTGAAGGCAAACATCCTAAAGGCGATGTCTTTGCCGTTGCACGGATCGCGGGAATTCAGGCGGCGAAAAAGACGTGGGATCTCATCCCATTATGCCATCCCTTAATGCTAACTAAAGTTGAAGTACTGTTAACCCCTCAGTGGGATCCTTGTCGTATCCATATCCAAACTTTTTGCAAGCTGAGTGGCCAAACTGGCGTAGAGATGGAAGCGCTGACAGCGGCATCGGTCACTGCATTGACCTTATATGATATGTGCAAAGCTGTGCAGAAAGACATGGTAATTGAATGTATCCGGCTGGTGGAAAAGCAGGGGGGGAAATCCGGTGACTATCAGAGAAGTTGGGATGATTAA
- the moaD gene encoding molybdopterin synthase sulfur carrier subunit, which translates to MINVLFFAQTRELVECEKLTLAADFDNVEQLRAALIERGKRWQLALADGRLLVAVNQEICDFSHPLGPGDEVAFFPPVTGG; encoded by the coding sequence ATGATTAACGTCCTTTTTTTTGCGCAGACGCGTGAACTGGTTGAGTGTGAAAAGCTTACGCTAGCGGCTGATTTCGATAATGTTGAACAACTTCGCGCCGCCCTAATTGAACGCGGTAAACGCTGGCAGTTAGCACTGGCCGATGGACGATTGCTGGTTGCAGTAAACCAAGAGATTTGCGATTTTTCACATCCTCTAGGGCCAGGTGATGAGGTGGCATTTTTTCCACCGGTGACGGGAGGGTAA
- the moaE gene encoding molybdopterin synthase catalytic subunit MoaE: MHALTRIEIATAPFSIDDEYRLAASQHQDGAIVSFVGKVRDLNQGHAVNQLTLEHYPGMTERVLKSLADQARERFAVNNITIIHRVGTFALGEEIVLVMVSAVHRHAAFLATEFIMDLLKSQAPFWKREKTETGERWLSPSVQDSSAAEKWTNKEL, translated from the coding sequence ATGCATGCGTTAACCCGTATTGAGATCGCTACCGCTCCATTTTCTATTGATGATGAGTATCGACTTGCCGCTAGCCAACATCAAGATGGCGCTATCGTCTCTTTTGTGGGCAAAGTGCGTGATCTGAACCAAGGCCACGCAGTGAATCAACTGACCTTAGAGCATTATCCGGGGATGACTGAGCGGGTGTTGAAAAGTCTGGCGGATCAAGCTAGAGAGCGCTTTGCAGTGAATAACATCACTATCATTCACCGCGTCGGGACCTTCGCTTTAGGAGAAGAAATTGTATTGGTGATGGTGAGCGCAGTTCACCGGCATGCAGCCTTTCTCGCAACAGAATTTATTATGGACTTACTGAAAAGCCAAGCCCCTTTTTGGAAACGTGAAAAGACAGAAACGGGGGAGAGGTGGTTATCTCCCTCAGTGCAAGACAGTTCCGCTGCAGAAAAATGGACAAATAAGGAATTATAA
- a CDS encoding DUF1615 domain-containing protein, whose amino-acid sequence MTTSSVLALLLASCASEKPKAPVRPKVSVTTQVKQLLPSYVTNKTQWSEDIYQAFLHQQLDADVSNLCAVIAVAGQETNFNANAPVKGLPQIAWQEIYRRAGSLHIPEFVVRTALKIPSTNGKSYTERLDTVRSERELSDIFDDLIDSVPLGQRLFGRFNPIHTGGPMQVSIAFAEQHAENYPYNVEKTIRKEVLTQRGGIYFGTLHLLGYPTHYSVPLYRFADYNAGWYASRNAAFQAAVSYLSGQKLALDGDLIQYQSDAPSRTELAIRSIRSTLQLSDSAIHQQLSQGESLEFEQSQLWKRVFSAADKKRGQAWPHERLPGIALESPKISRNLTTAWFAQRVNQRYQHCLLQAREE is encoded by the coding sequence ATGACTACGTCGAGTGTTTTAGCGTTACTGCTCGCAAGCTGTGCATCAGAAAAACCTAAAGCCCCGGTACGACCAAAAGTTAGCGTAACGACTCAAGTTAAACAGCTGCTACCGAGCTATGTCACGAATAAAACGCAGTGGTCTGAAGATATCTACCAAGCATTTTTACATCAACAGCTCGATGCCGATGTCTCGAACCTGTGTGCAGTCATTGCTGTGGCGGGCCAAGAGACTAATTTTAATGCCAATGCGCCGGTGAAAGGACTACCGCAGATTGCTTGGCAGGAGATTTATCGTCGAGCTGGCTCACTGCACATTCCTGAATTCGTAGTACGCACTGCATTGAAAATTCCCTCGACGAATGGCAAAAGCTACACAGAGCGGTTAGATACAGTACGCAGTGAACGTGAACTAAGCGATATTTTTGACGACTTAATCGATTCCGTCCCGCTAGGCCAGCGGTTATTTGGTCGCTTCAACCCGATTCACACAGGGGGACCGATGCAGGTAAGTATCGCCTTTGCAGAACAGCATGCAGAGAATTATCCCTATAACGTCGAGAAAACTATTCGTAAAGAAGTACTCACCCAGCGCGGTGGTATCTACTTTGGTACACTACATCTGCTCGGCTATCCCACCCATTATTCAGTGCCTTTATACCGTTTTGCCGACTATAATGCAGGGTGGTATGCCAGTCGTAATGCTGCTTTTCAAGCCGCAGTCTCCTATTTGAGCGGACAAAAATTGGCATTAGATGGTGATTTAATTCAATATCAGAGTGATGCACCGAGCCGTACTGAGTTGGCGATTAGGTCTATCCGCTCTACACTGCAACTGAGCGATTCAGCGATTCACCAACAGTTATCACAAGGAGAATCACTGGAATTTGAACAAAGCCAGCTGTGGAAAAGGGTCTTTTCTGCAGCCGATAAAAAACGGGGACAGGCTTGGCCACACGAGCGATTACCGGGTATCGCGTTAGAAAGCCCTAAAATTTCTCGTAATTTGACTACCGCGTGGTTTGCACAACGCGTAAACCAACGTTATCAACACTGTTTACTTCAAGCTAGGGAGGAGTAA
- a CDS encoding Bax inhibitor-1/YccA family protein, which produces MENYQRPSSLGHTSSGSRVQAYMTQVYGWMTTGLLLTAFVSWFAARTPAVMEAIFSSRITFFGLIIAQLAVVFVLSGMVHKMSAALATGLFMLYSVLTGLTMASIFLAFTYSSIASTFVVTAAMFGAMTVYGAVTKRDLSKLGSLLFMALIGILIASLVNYWLKSTALMWAITYIGVVVFVGLTAYDTQKLRQLGENIDSSDKANFRRYSIIGALTLYLDFINLFMMLLRIFGDRR; this is translated from the coding sequence ATGGAAAATTATCAACGTCCTTCGTCGTTAGGACACACCTCGTCGGGCAGTCGCGTGCAAGCGTACATGACCCAAGTTTATGGTTGGATGACTACTGGCCTGCTATTAACGGCGTTTGTCAGTTGGTTTGCTGCAAGAACACCTGCAGTAATGGAAGCGATCTTCTCCAGTCGTATTACCTTCTTTGGGTTAATCATTGCTCAGCTTGCGGTAGTCTTCGTACTGTCAGGCATGGTGCATAAGATGAGTGCGGCTCTGGCCACAGGCCTCTTTATGCTGTATTCAGTATTAACTGGTTTAACGATGGCCAGTATCTTTCTCGCCTTCACTTATTCCTCTATTGCCAGCACCTTTGTGGTGACAGCGGCGATGTTTGGTGCGATGACCGTCTATGGTGCGGTAACGAAACGAGACCTCAGCAAGTTGGGCAGCTTACTGTTTATGGCATTGATTGGTATATTAATCGCTTCATTGGTCAATTATTGGCTTAAAAGTACCGCTTTGATGTGGGCGATTACCTATATTGGTGTGGTAGTTTTCGTCGGCTTAACGGCTTACGATACCCAAAAATTACGTCAATTGGGTGAGAATATTGATTCGTCTGATAAGGCGAATTTCCGTCGTTACAGTATCATTGGTGCACTCACCCTATACTTAGATTTCATCAACCTTTTCATGATGTTACTAAGGATTTTTGGTGACAGACGTTAG
- a CDS encoding YbhQ family protein, translating to MKWSNRVQIVTGQTCFHIAMHLTIVASLVWGFKHKLLIEVSAGLVASYVVLLVAMLITQNVSRLRAVGDYLEEASTTYYFGAAMLSLFLFSRVLHNPLLICGLGVAMLIGPALFSLFAKGSGQQVEKKRS from the coding sequence ATGAAATGGTCTAACCGTGTTCAGATTGTCACTGGGCAAACGTGTTTTCATATCGCGATGCATTTAACCATCGTGGCTTCATTAGTTTGGGGTTTTAAACACAAGTTGTTAATTGAAGTCAGTGCCGGATTGGTCGCAAGTTATGTCGTTTTGCTGGTCGCTATGTTGATTACGCAAAATGTCTCGCGCTTACGCGCAGTGGGAGATTATTTAGAAGAAGCCTCCACCACTTACTATTTTGGTGCGGCGATGTTGTCACTCTTCTTATTCTCTCGTGTATTGCACAATCCGCTACTGATTTGTGGATTAGGTGTGGCGATGCTCATCGGCCCCGCACTTTTCTCATTGTTCGCCAAAGGTTCTGGCCAGCAAGTTGAGAAAAAACGCAGCTAA
- the rhlE gene encoding ATP-dependent RNA helicase RhlE: MTFDSLGLQAEILRAVNEQGYTTPTPIQQQAIPIVLAGDDLLASAQTGTGKTAGFTLPLLHRLAANEKPINGRRPVRALILTPTRELAAQVGENVQSYSRYLKLRSLVVFGGVSINPQMMKLRGGVDVLVATPGRLLDLVQQNAVQLSNIEILVLDEADRMLDMGFIHDIRRILAKLPARRQNLLFSATFSDEIKALAEKLLDRPKLVEVARRNTASEQVSQQVHFVDKKRKRELLSYLIGKENWQQVLVFTRTKHGANHLAEQLNKDGITAAAIHGNKSQGARTRALEHFKTGEVRVLVATDIAARGIDIEELPHVVNYELPNVAEDYVHRIGRTGRAAASGSALSLVCVDEHKLLRDIEKLLKKEIPRLAIAGYEPDPSIKAEPIQNGRQGGRGAGRGGRSDHNGSRGQGRPQGQNSPRPRARNGASASTKPAAKKPQGNR, translated from the coding sequence ATGACTTTCGATTCACTCGGTTTACAAGCCGAGATTTTGCGTGCTGTTAACGAACAGGGCTATACCACCCCTACGCCAATCCAACAACAAGCGATCCCTATCGTTTTAGCGGGGGATGACTTATTAGCCAGTGCACAAACTGGTACGGGTAAAACGGCTGGGTTTACCTTGCCACTGTTGCACCGTCTTGCCGCAAACGAAAAGCCTATTAATGGCCGCAGACCTGTACGAGCGTTAATTTTAACTCCGACTCGTGAACTGGCCGCGCAAGTCGGTGAGAACGTTCAAAGTTACAGCCGTTATCTCAAATTACGGTCTCTGGTCGTATTCGGTGGCGTCAGTATTAATCCACAAATGATGAAATTACGTGGTGGTGTTGACGTACTGGTCGCCACACCAGGGCGATTACTCGATCTCGTGCAGCAAAATGCGGTGCAATTATCGAATATCGAAATTTTAGTGCTGGATGAAGCCGACCGCATGTTAGACATGGGCTTTATCCATGATATCCGTCGTATCCTAGCTAAATTACCGGCTCGTCGTCAGAACTTACTGTTCTCGGCGACCTTCTCTGACGAGATCAAAGCACTGGCGGAAAAGTTACTAGATCGACCAAAATTAGTCGAGGTGGCTCGCCGTAATACCGCTTCCGAACAAGTATCTCAACAGGTGCATTTCGTTGATAAGAAGCGTAAGCGTGAATTGCTTTCTTATTTAATCGGTAAGGAAAATTGGCAGCAGGTATTAGTCTTCACCCGTACCAAGCACGGTGCTAACCACCTTGCAGAGCAGCTCAATAAAGATGGGATTACGGCAGCTGCGATTCACGGTAACAAAAGCCAAGGTGCGCGCACGCGTGCGCTTGAGCATTTTAAAACCGGTGAAGTGCGGGTGTTAGTCGCGACCGATATTGCGGCACGTGGCATCGATATTGAAGAATTGCCTCACGTCGTGAACTACGAGCTTCCTAATGTGGCGGAAGATTATGTGCACCGTATTGGTCGTACTGGCCGTGCAGCGGCCAGTGGTTCTGCATTGTCACTGGTCTGTGTAGATGAACACAAATTATTGCGCGATATCGAAAAGCTATTGAAAAAAGAGATCCCTCGTCTAGCTATTGCAGGCTACGAGCCGGATCCATCTATTAAAGCTGAGCCGATTCAAAACGGACGTCAAGGCGGACGTGGTGCCGGTCGCGGCGGACGCTCTGATCATAATGGCTCGCGCGGACAGGGCCGTCCTCAAGGACAAAACAGCCCACGCCCTCGTGCACGCAATGGAGCTTCTGCGTCAACAAAGCCTGCCGCGAAGAAACCGCAGGGTAATCGTTAG